The Deinococcus reticulitermitis sequence CCGAAGTTGCGGTCTTCGCGGGGACGGAAACCGCCGCCCTGTCCACCCGGACGGTCGTCACGCGGGCGGAAGCCGCCACCCGGCGATTCGCGCAGTTCGCGCATTTCCCGGCGCAGGCCACGAATCTCCTTGGCCTGGGCTTCGAGCATTTCCTTCAGTTCTCCGAGCAGGCCGAGCAGGTCGTCGGCATCGATAAATTCTTCCTCGTACTCTTCGTCTTCGCTGTCCTGGCCTTCGGCCGCGTTCTCGTCCGTGCGGGCCTGCATGGCGGGCGCACCTTCTCCAGCCTGCGCTTCCTGAGCGTCAAGCACCTCGTCTTCGTCGACTTCGCCCGTCAGCTGGGGAAGGACGGTACGCAGCTCCTCGGGCGTCTGTTCCGTGGTCGCGGCCTCGTTCTGGCCGGTCTGGCCCTGCTGCTCGTCGTAATTCGTCATAGTCTCTTTCTCGCTCCTTCGGCCTACAGGCCGGGTCTCGGTACTTCCCGAATCCGTCATTTCGGAAAGGCCGCACCGTGCAGTCTAGCCCACCTTGGGCTCGGGTGACCGACAGGCTGAACCCATCATGCTCCCTGCGCCTCCCCTTCCCCTTCACGCTTTCGTGAGACGGCGCAGTTCGTGGCGCCGGGTTCAGAGCCTGTGCAGGGGCATTTCTATACTTGCGGGTAATGAAACGCTTCCTGCTGCCTGCCTTGTCTTTGCTCGCCCTCGGCTCGGCCCAGGCACAAAGAACAGTCACCATCGGCCTCGGGTACATTCCCAACGTGCAGTTCACGCCCTTTTACGTGGCCGACAAGCTCGGCTATTTCCGGGCTGAGGGCCTGAACGTGAAGTTCCAGCACGGCTACGTCACGGAGCTGATGCCGCTGCTGCTCCAGGGCAAACTCGACTTTGTGGTGGGCGACCCCGAAGACGCCGTGTTCGCGCGCAACCAGGGCGCCCCGGTGCGCTATGTGATGGCGATGTACCAGAAGAGCCCGGTCACCATCTTCAGTCTGAGCCCGCTGGGCGGTGCGGCGGCCCTGAAGGGCAAGACGCTTGGAATTCCCGGGCCGTTCGGCAGCTCGTACCACGCGGTGCAGGCCCTCCTGAGCAGCGCAGGCCTCCAGGCCGGGCGCGACGTTCAGCTCGTCAATGTCGGCTTCACGCAGCAAGACGCCGTCCGCACCGGGCGCGTCGCGGCCGCCACCGGCTACGTCAACAACGATGTGGTGCTGCTGCGCGCCGCAGGCAAGAAGGTCTACACCCTCGACCCGGCGAGTGCCTACCCGATGGTGGGGGTGGGGCTGATCGCGCAGGACAAGACCGTGAGCACCGCCCTGGCGCGTCAGGTCGTGCGGGCCAGCCAGCGCGGGCTGCGCTACACG is a genomic window containing:
- a CDS encoding ABC transporter substrate-binding protein; the encoded protein is MKRFLLPALSLLALGSAQAQRTVTIGLGYIPNVQFTPFYVADKLGYFRAEGLNVKFQHGYVTELMPLLLQGKLDFVVGDPEDAVFARNQGAPVRYVMAMYQKSPVTIFSLSPLGGAAALKGKTLGIPGPFGSSYHAVQALLSSAGLQAGRDVQLVNVGFTQQDAVRTGRVAAATGYVNNDVVLLRAAGKKVYTLDPASAYPMVGVGLIAQDKTVSTALARQVVRASQRGLRYTVGNPAQAFKVAQPVFGASGGSLAILRASLPLMKGPYTAKGGLGASDPAAWQKAVAALVQQGKLPAGARATDYYTNSLIDRKLR